The following proteins are encoded in a genomic region of Gimesia algae:
- a CDS encoding acyl-CoA desaturase, translated as MSSVILDQPAEEQTAAASQPKKSKKREEREQIIAKFHKEHLHWGNVDWVVLIWMAGIHIGAVAALFFISWQAIVTCLVLHWATASIGICLGYHRYLSHKSFKLRAPAEFFVLLCGVLSGEGSPLTWAATHRLHHQKSDKHGDPHSPFEGNWWSHLLWLFVYRDKELNDKFADHYIPDFKNRPMIQFFEKTYPLWLIGSGFAMYGIGYAMGGNYMGWSMLLWGLCARMAFVYNSTWFVNSATHLWGYRNYETTDQSKNLWWVAIVAYGEGWHNNHHAHPSVAPAGHRKWEIDITWWSIKALRAIGMAYDVNDRIPEKHAEPEVDPEPGKNGILVTK; from the coding sequence ATGTCGAGTGTCATTCTGGATCAACCTGCTGAAGAACAAACAGCTGCGGCATCCCAACCTAAGAAATCAAAAAAACGCGAAGAGCGGGAACAGATCATTGCCAAATTTCATAAAGAACATTTGCATTGGGGCAATGTCGACTGGGTCGTCCTGATCTGGATGGCTGGAATTCACATTGGCGCCGTCGCAGCGCTGTTCTTTATCTCCTGGCAGGCAATTGTGACCTGTCTGGTGCTGCACTGGGCTACGGCCAGTATCGGGATCTGCCTGGGTTACCACCGTTATCTGTCCCACAAATCATTCAAACTCAGAGCACCTGCAGAATTCTTTGTTCTGCTGTGTGGAGTTCTATCCGGTGAAGGCTCTCCCCTGACCTGGGCTGCGACACACCGTTTGCATCATCAGAAATCAGACAAGCACGGCGATCCCCACTCCCCGTTTGAAGGAAACTGGTGGTCTCACCTGCTGTGGCTGTTCGTCTACCGTGATAAAGAACTCAACGATAAATTCGCCGATCACTATATCCCCGATTTTAAAAATCGTCCGATGATTCAGTTCTTCGAAAAAACCTATCCGCTGTGGTTGATTGGTTCCGGCTTTGCCATGTACGGAATTGGCTACGCCATGGGTGGCAATTACATGGGCTGGTCGATGCTGCTCTGGGGCCTGTGTGCCCGGATGGCCTTTGTCTACAACTCCACCTGGTTCGTGAACTCGGCGACTCACCTGTGGGGCTATCGTAACTATGAAACCACAGATCAGTCCAAGAACCTGTGGTGGGTTGCCATCGTTGCTTACGGCGAAGGCTGGCACAACAATCACCATGCACACCCCTCCGTGGCACCCGCAGGTCACCGCAAATGGGAAATCGATATTACCTGGTGGTCGATCAAAGCCTTGAGAGCTATTGGTATGGCCTACGACGTCAATGATCGGATTCCAGAGAAGCATGCGGAACCGGAAGTTGATCCGGAACCCGGCAAAAACGGAATCCTCGTTACCAAATAA
- a CDS encoding amidase: protein MNLYQTPPRTIADVQQAIKAGELSCRELLVECFQNIEEKEPVIHAWAHLDREAAFQRADLLDQELQRGRWRGPLHGIPVGIKDIIDVKGMPTRGGLESRDQSPASQDATLVENLRLEGAIFPGKTETTQLACFDPPPTLNPWNQEHTPGGSSSGSAAAVAAGMCLAAIGTQTGGSITRPASFCGVAGLKPTFGMVERRGSIMLSDHLDHIGPLAHTVADLVILLDGMTDQATYLPLLIEPVTAAPRIGWLTDFFESRADTAMQEALKSVRTRLETAGAPIRDCPLPKEFESILEFHRDMMQFEMVQNMGADYDQNGKFYGPAISQVLDAGRKLSQERFEACLDYQNLISQVMRRCFARAEILISPATVGPAPDPATTGNPCMNSPWSLTGFPTLSIPVSVTEDGLPLAIQIIGHPDKFDDLLLASQWCENVLRPGFLEQCP from the coding sequence ATGAATCTGTACCAGACACCTCCCCGAACCATTGCCGATGTGCAGCAGGCGATTAAAGCCGGTGAACTCTCCTGTCGTGAACTCCTGGTAGAATGCTTCCAGAATATTGAAGAAAAAGAACCTGTCATTCACGCCTGGGCTCACCTCGATCGTGAGGCTGCCTTTCAGCGAGCCGACTTACTGGACCAGGAACTGCAGCGGGGACGCTGGCGCGGGCCTTTACATGGGATCCCGGTAGGCATCAAAGATATCATCGATGTCAAAGGCATGCCCACCCGTGGTGGACTGGAGAGCCGTGATCAATCACCTGCGTCCCAGGATGCCACCCTCGTAGAAAATCTGCGTCTGGAAGGGGCGATCTTCCCCGGCAAAACCGAAACCACACAATTAGCCTGTTTCGATCCTCCGCCCACACTGAACCCCTGGAACCAGGAGCATACGCCCGGCGGTTCCTCCAGCGGGTCCGCCGCCGCTGTCGCAGCCGGCATGTGCCTGGCCGCCATCGGAACGCAAACAGGTGGCTCCATCACCAGGCCCGCTTCGTTCTGCGGCGTAGCCGGTCTGAAACCGACTTTCGGCATGGTCGAGCGCCGGGGATCGATCATGCTTTCCGATCATCTGGATCATATCGGCCCTCTCGCACACACCGTCGCTGACCTGGTCATCCTGCTGGATGGCATGACCGATCAGGCCACCTATCTGCCGCTGTTGATTGAACCGGTGACCGCTGCACCTCGCATCGGCTGGTTGACTGACTTCTTTGAAAGCAGGGCAGATACAGCAATGCAAGAGGCACTTAAATCAGTCAGAACCAGACTGGAAACCGCCGGCGCCCCGATCAGAGATTGCCCGCTGCCCAAGGAATTTGAATCGATCCTGGAATTCCATCGGGACATGATGCAGTTTGAAATGGTACAGAATATGGGCGCCGACTACGATCAGAACGGGAAATTCTACGGCCCTGCCATCAGCCAGGTACTCGACGCGGGCAGGAAACTTTCGCAGGAACGCTTTGAAGCCTGTCTGGACTATCAGAATCTGATCTCGCAAGTCATGCGAAGGTGCTTTGCGCGTGCGGAAATACTGATTTCCCCCGCAACCGTGGGACCGGCCCCCGACCCTGCAACAACCGGTAACCCCTGTATGAACTCCCCCTGGAGTCTGACCGGCTTTCCCACTCTTTCCATCCCTGTCTCAGTCACAGAGGATGGCTTACCGCTGGCAATTCAAATCATCGGGCATCCCGACAAATTTGATGATCTGCTGCTGGCTTCACAGTGGTGCGAAAACGTTTTACGGCCTGGTTTCCTGGAACAATGCCCTTAA
- the rpoN gene encoding RNA polymerase factor sigma-54 — protein MHLNISQQMKLGQQMKLAPRMIQSMEILQLPLQALEERIDQELEENVCLERISEEENTPDTETEFMRDQANSDSNSHEIDEREIDAGKDQNNESDFERLLEMAEQWPEDNVTSATKPSSNRISDDIERNNDAVANITERQQTINEYLVEQFHYFSCSPEVKEFGEYLIQNLDHNGRLQSSLPEIVQVYGQKITQEEAETALQLIQKCDPPGVGARDLQECLLLQLKPDAPYRDVLVTLITSHLDDLGQNRLPVIQRKTGYSIDMIKNAMSYLRYLDPFPGRGFESEPVLKVTPDVFVKLDKDGKYVVELENEYTPPLRISRRYAEILRNKTDDQTKDYIKKKIDAAKWLIEAIEQRHSTLKRVAQAIVDFQTEFLDNGPEFIIPLKMQQIADVVGVHVTTVSRAVDDKWIQTPRGLYPLKRFFGGGTKTSDGEDVAWGIIRLKLKEIIDGEDKNKPLSDDALVDALSREGYNLARRTVTKYRKAMNIPSSRQRREY, from the coding sequence ATGCATCTGAATATTTCGCAACAAATGAAACTGGGCCAGCAGATGAAGCTGGCCCCCAGGATGATCCAGTCCATGGAGATCCTGCAGCTCCCTTTACAGGCGCTGGAAGAACGCATTGATCAGGAACTGGAAGAGAATGTCTGCCTGGAACGGATCAGCGAAGAAGAAAATACACCTGATACAGAGACTGAATTCATGCGGGATCAGGCTAACTCTGATTCCAACAGCCATGAAATAGACGAAAGAGAAATCGACGCCGGCAAAGATCAGAATAACGAATCCGATTTTGAACGACTGCTGGAGATGGCCGAGCAGTGGCCTGAAGACAATGTGACCTCCGCGACCAAACCTTCTTCCAACCGTATCAGCGATGATATTGAACGCAATAACGATGCGGTCGCTAATATTACCGAACGACAGCAGACGATCAACGAATACCTGGTCGAACAGTTTCATTACTTCAGCTGCTCTCCGGAAGTCAAAGAATTTGGCGAATACCTGATTCAGAACCTGGACCATAACGGCCGTCTACAGAGTTCCCTGCCCGAAATCGTGCAGGTTTATGGACAGAAAATTACACAGGAAGAGGCCGAAACTGCGCTGCAACTGATTCAAAAATGTGATCCGCCCGGTGTCGGTGCCCGAGACCTGCAGGAATGCCTGCTGTTGCAATTGAAGCCAGATGCCCCGTATCGCGATGTTCTGGTCACTCTGATCACTTCCCACCTGGATGACCTGGGACAGAATCGCCTGCCCGTCATTCAGCGGAAAACCGGTTATTCGATCGACATGATTAAGAACGCCATGTCATATCTGCGTTATCTGGACCCGTTTCCCGGTCGTGGTTTTGAATCAGAACCGGTACTTAAGGTGACGCCGGATGTATTTGTCAAACTGGATAAAGACGGCAAATACGTGGTTGAACTGGAAAACGAATACACGCCTCCCCTGCGTATCAGCAGACGTTACGCCGAGATACTGCGTAACAAAACCGACGATCAGACCAAAGACTATATCAAGAAGAAAATTGATGCTGCCAAATGGTTGATCGAAGCCATCGAACAGCGACACAGTACGCTGAAACGGGTCGCTCAGGCGATTGTAGACTTCCAGACTGAGTTCCTGGATAACGGCCCTGAGTTTATCATCCCGTTAAAAATGCAGCAGATTGCCGACGTCGTCGGAGTGCACGTGACAACCGTCTCCCGCGCAGTCGATGACAAATGGATCCAGACTCCCCGCGGGCTGTATCCGCTCAAACGCTTCTTTGGCGGCGGAACCAAGACCTCCGACGGTGAAGACGTCGCCTGGGGTATTATTCGTCTGAAGCTCAAGGAAATCATTGATGGGGAAGATAAGAATAAGCCCCTTAGCGACGATGCCCTGGTGGATGCCTTATCTCGGGAAGGCTATAACCTGGCCCGCAGAACAGTGACCAAGTATCGCAAAGCAATGAATATCCCGTCATCACGTCAACGGCGCGAATATTAA
- the recR gene encoding recombination mediator RecR: protein MSLRGRESQSHPYGSSVGQLIDQFATLPGIGRKSAERLAHYILSIPEPEARQLADAINAVKQSVRPCSVCYNLTEQEVCTICSDSRRDKKLVCVVESPRDVVSLEATSSFQGVYHVLQGRISPLEGIGPENLTINALVRRVKQDGVSEIIMATNPTLEGDGTALYISNLLEHENVEITRLARGIASGSVLEFANKEMLSDALQGRQRF from the coding sequence ATGTCGCTACGTGGAAGAGAAAGTCAGTCTCATCCTTATGGTTCCAGTGTGGGGCAACTGATTGATCAGTTCGCGACATTACCCGGAATCGGTCGTAAATCGGCTGAGCGGCTTGCACACTACATCCTGTCAATTCCCGAACCGGAAGCCCGCCAGCTGGCCGATGCGATCAATGCCGTCAAGCAGTCCGTTCGGCCCTGTTCTGTCTGTTACAATCTTACCGAACAGGAAGTCTGTACGATCTGTTCGGATTCTCGGCGTGATAAGAAGCTGGTCTGTGTGGTCGAGTCGCCTCGGGATGTGGTTTCGCTGGAAGCGACCAGTTCGTTTCAAGGCGTTTATCACGTATTGCAGGGACGGATTTCACCACTGGAAGGGATCGGGCCGGAAAATCTGACGATTAATGCCCTGGTTCGACGTGTTAAACAGGATGGTGTGTCCGAAATTATTATGGCAACCAACCCGACTCTTGAAGGTGATGGAACCGCGCTTTATATTTCCAATCTCCTGGAACATGAAAATGTGGAAATCACCCGACTTGCCCGCGGTATTGCCTCCGGGAGTGTGCTAGAGTTTGCTAATAAAGAGATGTTATCTGATGCCTTACAGGGGCGACAGAGATTTTAA
- the dnaX gene encoding DNA polymerase III subunit gamma/tau has protein sequence MSSKSMQYTVLARRFRPQNFSEVVGQGMVAQALQNAIRGDRVAHAYLFTGARGVGKTSMARILAKALNCPNSNDGIPCGECEVCQNIAVGSDVDVLEIDGASNRGIDDIRSLRANVNVRSMRSKYKIYIIDEVHMLTKEAFNALLKTLEEPPPNVKFIFCTTEPNKLPDTILSRCQRFDFGYIEENSICDRLKQIAEAEQVSVADDAIQLVARRAGGSMRDSQSIFDQLLSFGESHLTAESVHRILGTASDERLIELIDALIEQQRDVALTHFDAALNAGVQLNELVDQLLNYLRDLSVVATGATQVTLLSISEANRSSLQRQSDAWGIQTCLAAFQILNEARNRMFRASHGRALVELALIRMSLLEDLDLLSRFLSSGGQIPAAPAAVRQAPPSLSKPVVSPPVSEAPAPPAVSTEPPSDQKKIEKKNEIQSSVASESIDGPAPAVETVPFRAGMESLLLSQLIENTEDLLKDSVKGVTSIAISGPKQLDLQFSKSYNFSKQYCERPEMLARLEKSLEKVAGERIKIRLIVLEPATETENAENKQDRPSIAQQRAEQRELAPATDDFLQEALSVFNAQSVRVDVLKVQAEEKKEDS, from the coding sequence ATGTCCAGTAAATCGATGCAGTATACAGTGTTGGCCCGTCGCTTCCGGCCTCAGAATTTCTCGGAAGTCGTAGGTCAGGGAATGGTTGCCCAGGCGCTGCAGAATGCCATTCGCGGTGACCGCGTGGCACACGCTTATTTATTTACCGGCGCACGCGGCGTGGGCAAAACTTCGATGGCCCGGATCCTGGCTAAAGCTTTGAATTGCCCCAATTCAAATGACGGGATCCCCTGTGGCGAGTGTGAAGTCTGTCAGAATATAGCCGTGGGCAGCGATGTAGATGTGCTGGAAATTGACGGCGCCTCCAATCGTGGTATTGATGACATCCGTTCGCTCAGAGCGAATGTGAATGTCCGTTCGATGCGATCAAAATATAAGATCTATATCATCGACGAAGTTCACATGTTGACCAAGGAAGCGTTTAACGCCTTGCTGAAAACGCTGGAAGAGCCGCCTCCGAATGTGAAGTTTATCTTCTGTACGACCGAGCCGAATAAGTTACCCGATACGATTCTCTCACGTTGTCAGCGATTTGATTTTGGCTACATCGAAGAGAACAGTATCTGTGATCGGCTGAAGCAGATTGCAGAAGCCGAACAGGTCAGCGTGGCGGATGATGCCATTCAGCTGGTCGCACGTCGCGCGGGTGGGTCGATGCGTGACAGCCAGTCTATTTTTGACCAACTGCTGTCATTTGGCGAGTCTCATCTGACGGCGGAAAGCGTGCACCGAATTCTGGGAACGGCCAGTGATGAACGGCTGATTGAACTCATTGACGCCTTGATTGAACAGCAGCGGGACGTGGCGTTGACACACTTCGATGCTGCATTGAATGCAGGCGTGCAGTTGAACGAGTTGGTGGATCAACTGCTGAATTATCTGCGGGATTTATCGGTGGTAGCAACAGGCGCAACACAGGTGACTCTGCTCTCGATCTCAGAAGCGAATCGCAGCAGCCTGCAGCGTCAGTCTGATGCCTGGGGGATACAAACCTGTCTGGCCGCTTTTCAGATTCTGAATGAAGCGCGTAATCGAATGTTTCGTGCCAGTCACGGTCGTGCTCTGGTTGAACTGGCATTAATACGAATGTCACTCCTGGAAGATCTGGACCTGTTGAGCCGTTTTCTGTCGTCAGGGGGACAGATTCCTGCAGCGCCCGCAGCGGTGCGACAAGCCCCTCCTTCCCTCTCTAAACCTGTGGTTTCTCCACCCGTTTCTGAGGCGCCAGCTCCTCCTGCAGTGAGCACTGAACCCCCGTCTGATCAAAAAAAAATTGAAAAAAAAAATGAAATTCAATCGTCTGTAGCATCAGAATCGATTGATGGTCCAGCTCCTGCAGTAGAAACTGTTCCTTTTCGGGCTGGAATGGAAAGTTTATTGTTGTCGCAACTCATTGAAAACACTGAGGATTTGTTAAAAGACTCGGTGAAAGGAGTGACGTCAATAGCAATTTCTGGGCCGAAACAGCTGGATTTACAATTCTCAAAGAGCTATAATTTCTCAAAGCAATACTGCGAACGGCCGGAAATGCTGGCCCGACTCGAAAAATCGCTGGAAAAGGTGGCAGGAGAACGGATCAAAATTCGTTTGATTGTTCTGGAACCAGCGACGGAAACCGAGAATGCAGAGAACAAACAAGACAGACCATCGATAGCTCAACAGCGAGCTGAACAGCGTGAACTGGCCCCTGCCACTGATGATTTTCTGCAGGAAGCCCTTTCCGTATTTAACGCGCAGAGTGTGAGAGTCGATGTTTTAAAAGTCCAGGCAGAAGAGAAAAAAGAGGATTCGTGA
- a CDS encoding YbaB/EbfC family nucleoid-associated protein has protein sequence MFKGLGNIAGMMKQFSDMQGKMTEMQDKLGKLRFEGSAGGGMVNVEANGQQKILGVKIDQTLLESGDREMLEDLITAATNQALDKAREGAAEEMSQITGGLNIPGLDEALSKFNPNS, from the coding sequence ATGTTCAAAGGACTGGGAAATATCGCCGGCATGATGAAGCAGTTTTCAGATATGCAGGGCAAAATGACGGAGATGCAGGACAAACTGGGGAAACTTCGCTTTGAAGGCTCTGCCGGTGGTGGAATGGTTAACGTAGAAGCGAACGGCCAGCAGAAGATTCTGGGAGTGAAAATTGACCAGACCCTGCTGGAGAGCGGCGACCGGGAAATGCTGGAAGACCTGATCACAGCAGCCACCAATCAGGCATTAGACAAAGCGCGCGAAGGAGCTGCAGAAGAAATGTCACAAATCACGGGAGGTTTGAATATTCCCGGACTGGATGAAGCGCTTTCGAAATTCAATCCTAATTCCTGA